One genomic region from Vanessa tameamea isolate UH-Manoa-2023 chromosome 14, ilVanTame1 primary haplotype, whole genome shotgun sequence encodes:
- the LOC113398803 gene encoding NAD-dependent protein deacetylase Sirt6 codes for MSCNYAEGLSPYEHKGVLGVPEKFESIDKLNEKCIALAELIKKSKHIVVHTGAGISTSAGIPDFRGPNGVWTLEKEGKKPSINISFADAKPTKTHMILKKLVESNKVQYIISQNIDGLHLKSGLPRKYLAELHGNMFIDECNLCKRQFVRSRPVETVGKKCSGIPCASGHDGGRPCRGRLYDGVLDWEHSLPENDLLMSEWHSSIADLSICLGTTLQIIPSGNLPLETLKYGGKLVLCNLQPTKHDNKADLIINYYVDDILDKVMNILGIEIPDYKETENLTKLAESAIVDWTISRNDISSMEKIFKAKCKGVKKKRILNKNKRNSLDLLINGLDKDDDKSKMIKLEIKEEDEKECLVDSSNIQLNV; via the exons ATGTCTTGCAATTATGCAGAAGGTTTATCACCATATGAACATAAAGGTGTTCTCGGAGTCCCTGAG AAATTCGAgtctattgataaattaaatgaaaaatgtattgcTTTAGCTGAACTAATAAAAAAGAGTAAGCACATAGTTGTACATACAGGAGCTGGAATAAGCACTTCAGCAGGTATTCCAGATTTTAg agGTCCAAATGGAGTCTGGACTTTAGAAAAAGAAGGCAAGAAACCATCTATTAATATCTCATTTGCAGATGCCAAACCAACAAAGACTCACATGATACTCAAGAAACTTGTGGAAAGTAATaaagtacaatatattataagtcaGAACATAGATGGACTGCACTTAAAATCAGGATTGCCACGGAAGTATCTAGCTGAATTACATGGAAATATGTTCATTGATGAATGCAATCTTTGTAAAAG ACAATTTGTACGAAGTCGTCCAGTAGAAACTGTGGGAAAGAAATGCAGTGGAATACCTTGTGCTTCAGGACATGATGGTGGACGACCATGCAGAGGTCGGCTCTATGATGGAGTCTTAGACTGGGAGCATAGCCTACCTGAGAATGACCTTTTGATGTCAGAATGGCATTCGAG CATTGCAGATTTGAGTATATGTTTGGGAACAACACTTCAAATCATTCCTAGTGGTAATTTACCTTTAGAAACCTTAAAGTATGGAGGAAAACTAGTCTTATGTAATTTACAGCCAACAAAACAT GACAACAAAGCagacttaattataaattactatgtAGACGATATTTTAGATAAAGTCATGAACATACTGGGTATAGAAATACCAGATTATAAAGAAACCGAAAACTTAACTAAATTGGCTGAATCAGCTATTGTCGATTGGACAATAAGTCGAAATGATATATCATCAATGGAGAAAATATTTAAGGCTAAATGTAAAGGTGTGAAgaaaaaaaggattttaaataaaaataaaagaaacagcctagatttattaattaatggatTGGATAAAGATGATGACAAATCAAAAATGATCAAGCTGGAAATAAAAGAGGAAGACGAAAAAGAATGTTTAGTAGACTCcagtaatattcaattaaatgtatag
- the LOC113398799 gene encoding nuclear cap-binding protein subunit 1 — protein MNRRRAHEEEDGYERLNRKRRRVSENQEIEDRLESLILRVGEKSSSSLESNLEGLASVLEADLSTFRVKILRILTECAIRMPEKCTIYATLVGLLNAKNYNFGGEFVDYIVKTFKENLKTGKWNAARYCLRFISDLVNCHVLAASSLLTLLETLVDCANEDGVPQVRRDWFVFAVLSTLPWVGRELYEKKESQLDHLLVTIDVFLNKRSKKHWPALKVWSADVPHLQEEYLDCLWAQIKKLRQDNWSEKHIPRPYLAFDSILCEALQHTLPTIQPPPHNDGDNYPMPRVIFRMFDYTDCPDGPVLPGAHSIERFLIEEHLHNIIEAYHLERKECAAQLLCFPYKAKIPLEYCIVEVIFAELFNLPTPRYLEICYGSILIELCKLQPSTMPQVLAQATEILFMRIDTMNIACFDRLVNWFAYHISNFQYRWSWDDWEACAQLDPDHPKPRFIREVLGKCLRLSYHQRIKDMTPEALSAFVPLKPEPIYKYSMEGAASLPGTEAAHQLVVCVRNKCTPEEALNVLRELPNPLREGDSTAAHTAYNPLKIDVFVQTLLNLGSKSISHSFAAISKFHYVFKILAESEEAQICVLRNVWELWQRHSQVVCVLVDKMLKTQIVECSAVATWLFSKEMAPYFTHGYLWEILHLTIDKMNKHVSKLSKELQEAREALARDESSSSESEDESGNKKKKDQFKPTEEAVERMEERLEMAHTDQKRLFLIVFQRFIMILSEHLVRADTDARDPHTHWYRATLARLRQVFLLHHEQVQKYSSTLETLLFTQDLDPHILDVFHQFIALTA, from the exons atgaatcgTAGACGGGCCCATGAGGAAGAAGATGGATAtg AGCGCCTTAATAGAAAACGTCGTCGTGTATCTGAAAACCAAGAGATCGAGGATAGATTGGAATCCCTTATTTTAAGGGTCGGTGAAAAGAGCAGTTCTAGTTTGGAGAGTAATTTAGAGGGATTGGCGAGTGTATTGGAAGCAGATTTAAGTACATTCCGTGTGaaaattttacgtattttaacTGAATGTGCTATACGAATGCCAGAAAAATGCACTATATACGCAACATTAGTTGGTTTACTCAATGCAAAGAACTATAACTTTGGAGGTGAATTTGTTGATTACATAGTAAAGACTTTCAAAGAAAATCTCAAAACCGGTAAATGGAACGCAGCCCGTTATTGTTTAAGATTTATATCTGACTTGGTGAACTGTCACGTGTTGGCAGCATCATCTTTACTTACTCTATTAGAAACACTAGTGGATTGTGCAAATGAGGATGGAGTGCCACAAGTAAGAAGAGATTGGTTTGTGTTTGCTGTGTTGTCAACCTTGCCGTGGGTTGGAAGAGAACTGTATGAAAAGAAGGAATCACAATTAGATCATTTACTAGTAACAATAgatgtgtttttaaataaacgtagtAAGAAACATTGGCCGGCGTTAAAAGTGTGGTCTGCAGATGTACCACATCTTCAAGAAGAATATTTGGATTGTCTCTGGGCCCAGATTAAAAAGCTCAGACAAGATAATTGGTCTGAAAAGCATATACCAAGACCTTATCTTGCATTTGACTCTATATTGTGTGAAGCTTTACAACATACATTGCCAACAATacag CCTCCACCACACAATGATGGTGATAACTACCCAATGCCAAGAGTAATATTCCGTATGTTTGATTACACTGATTGTCCTGATGGCCCAGTACTACCGGGAGCCCATTCTATTGAGAGATTTCTCATTGAGGAACACCTTCACAATATAATAGAAGCATATCACTTAGAAAGGAAAGAATGTGCTGCCCAACTTTTATGCTTTCCATACAAAGCTAAAATACCACTAGAATATTGTATTGTAGAAGTAATTTTTGCTGAATTATTCAATTTGCCAACTCCAAGATATTTGGAAATATGTTATGGCTCTATACTTATTGAGCTTTGTAAACTACAGCCTTCAACTATGCCGCAAGTTTTGGCTCAAGCTACTGAAATTTTATTCATGAGGATAGATACCATGAATATTGCTTGCTTTGATag ATTGGTGAATTGGTTTGCATATCATATAAGTAACTTTCAGTATCGTTGGTCTTGGGATGACTGGGAAGCATGTGCTCAGCTAGATCCAGACCATCCAAAACCTAGATTCATAAGAGAAGTTCTCGGTAAATGTCTCAG gttaTCATATCATCAAAGAATAAAGGACATGACACCAGAAGCTTTATCAGCTTTTGTACCCTTGAAACCCGAacctatttacaaatattcaatggAAGGTGCAG CTTCTCTACCCGGTACCGAAGCAGCACATCAGCTAGTCGTCTGTGTCCGCAATAAATGTACACCGGAAGAAGCTTTGAATGTGCTACGGGAACTGCCTAATCCTCTGCGCGAGGGAGATTCGACGGCCGCGCACACTGCCTACAACCCGTTGAAGATAGACGTGTTCGTTCAGACATTGCTCAACTTGGGCAGCAAGAGCATTTCTCACAGCTTCGCCGCTATTTCAAAGTTCCATTACGTCTTTAAG ATTTTGGCGGAATCTGAAGAAGCTCAAATCTGTGTGCTTCGCAATGTTTGGGAACTGTGGCAGCGTCATAGCCAGGTGGTGTGCGTTTTAGTGGACAAGATGCTTAAGACGCAGATAGTGGAGTGTAGCGCGGTGGCCACTTGGCTCTTCTCCAAGGAGATGGCGCCGTACTTTACGCACGGATATCTGTGGGAGATTCTGCATCTCACCATTGATAAAATGAACAAACACGTCTCCAAACTCA GTAAAGAATTGCAAGAAGCGAGGGAAGCTCTCGCAAGAGACGAATCAAGCAGTTCGGAATCAGAAGATGAAAGcggaaataaaaagaaaaaagatcaATTCAAGCCCACTGAAGAG GCAGTCGAGCGCATGGAGGAGCGGCTGGAGATGGCGCACACGGACCAGAAGCGGCTGTTCCTGATCGTGTTCCAGCGGTTCATCATGATCCTGTCGGAGCACCTCGTGCGCGCCGACACGGACGCGCGCGACCCGCACACGCACTGGTACCGCGCCACGCTCGCGCGCCTGCGACAGGTCTTCCTGCTG CACCACGAGCAAGTTCAGAAGTATAGTAGCACTTTAGAGACACTCCTATTTACTCAAGATCTGGATCCTCACATTTTGGATGTTTTCCATCAATTTATAGCTCTCACCGCTTAG
- the LOC113398798 gene encoding mucin-2-like: MRSALLCVFFTLIIQRGRIRAENDDFRPTPIPLNEWHHERREGRAGMLHETFKTNSPPSIAAVAAHYWEDALRHSVYLTLVRDKIDQLIAKGDVKSPNSKPDSYDSKEIDDHDLWDKIKTAPFDRIPEEEPAYFSDVTIMAKGRLLEDKGGFRFAEDERTKEKCSGDKCMDGVKAFWSVKRVRQRDQETSPGKYHYELTFSVISQLPKKQKKPYENPIRTFTVKESSPKGIIERPQEHRRFDPVSFHTSRPERAVWVHKNIAPSKSFTGRKQYFSGLDRIFSSFFSDDDNSSYESTQYKYKPNSYSGQTGSQYSKMGHVGVAVDKHHMPYPYRPHPVQHVHPPLQTPPTNQMQQYLDVGSYTTANSNPYAHYSYDHRVESSQPVKTTRPAVLPTPLPPVLPSKDQAPDTTNTMSLESTAFTPNTMKIHKPYNKYKSTPVKVNYLSEHVRPPIYNAPPGVFVTMDKKPFKPMPPLKLVHSSKTHRPNKPIDFRPSPQILDQNSDQGSFSDTAFRPITMNYGDNSSSESSEFSYSSKKSENKNRKKPSKKHESVRPHRITTATPDIITVQSTSEEDIETMDWTNVLGAFTKTTPMVSQTEKMLLPETTTHMITTVPVTTPKKIVMTTEAAKETKLSISTTVKPKKRTRPPPKFVKQEKIKKHKRITTTTTTTTTNAPETNVTKKRLLYDLTPQASSAATGSMKPFKVHESNSKTTVPSTSSTSTTTSTTTTTTKPTTTKVTTTTQTPSTTVKKSVSSTTQPKNKNRFRQSTLMYKGTSVKHDRWNSAAMQKNQTTTTSIPSSLLHRRKGSNFHGYISSTTPRQVDEEKEKNNHADRKSGFFDLKASTTKTPDATQASSNYEETADQYESNSVLPIERSHETNEDNKNYNNESKDRTEYIFQSTTTPFYEVEQTSSLEKLVEVDSTSYTQSKNKTKCKKKKNSHSTTEENMDIDFDNPTTIVVPTTTTPKTSSEIPTTSDILQELFNIDFKGNNDETVNDTDEPKSDLDEDESLNPESYSKIDTDFDFLGVLNGKKEHRSYEQNDYHYESDDETDDNDEDNSYEDEYEESKIPSIEDDDDDTEFESDEDDEDKNETKKSFKDNQEKKHSYSFLELMAMS; the protein is encoded by the exons ATGCGATCCGCATTGCTTTGCGTTTTCTTTACACTAATT ATACAAAGAGGAAGAATTCGCGCAGAAAACGATGACTTCAGACCTACACCAATCCCGTTGAACGAATGGCACCACGAAAGAAGAGAAGGTCGCGCGGGCATGTTGCACgaaacttttaaaacaaactcACCGCCTTCTATAGCTGCAGTAGCTGCGCACTACTGGGAAGACGCTTTGAGACACAGCGTATATCTTACTCTCGTTAGAGATAAAATTGACCAGCTTATTGCCAAGGGTGACGTCAAATCTCCAAATAGTAAACCAGACAGTTACGATTCTAAAGAGATCGATGATCACGATTTGtgggataaaattaaaactgcaCCTTTCGATAGAATACCAGAAGAGGAGCCAGCTTATTTCAGTGACGTCACAATAATGGCAAAGGGACGCCTTTTAGAAGACAAAGGCGGCTTTCGATTCGCTGAAGACGAAAGGACGAAAGAAAAATGCAGTGGTGACAAATGCATGGATGGTGTAAAAGCATTTTGGTCTGTCAAACGCGTTCGACAGAGAGACCAAGAAACATCACCTGGAAAATATCATTACGAGTTGACATTCTCTGTTATCTCTCAACTACCTAAAAAGCAAAAGAAGCCATATGAAAATCCGATCCGAACATTTACAGTAAAGGAAAGCTCTCCAAAAGGAATAATAGAAAGACCACAAGAACATCGTAGATTTGATCCAGTATCTTTTCATACGTCACGGCCAGAAAGAGCTGTATGGGTCCACAAAAATATAGCACCATCAAAATCTTTTACCGGAAGAAAACAATACTTTTCAGGGTTAGATAGAATATTTTCTTCGTTTTTCTCAGACGACGACAATAGTTCATATGAATCAAcacaatataagtataaaccCAACTCATATTCAGGTCAAACAGGATCACAATATTCAAAAATGGGACACGTCGGGGTAGCTGTGGATAAACATCACATGCCTTATCCGTATAGACCACATCCGGTTCAACATGTACACCCGCCTTTACAAACACCACCGACCAATCAAATGCAACAATATTTGGATGTTGGATCATATACAACGGCTAACAGTAATCCATACGCACACTATTCATATGACCATCGCGTAGAATCAAGCCAACCTGTAAAAACAACTCGGCCAGCTGTCTTGCCCACACCTCTACCACCAGTTTTGCCATCTAAAGATCAAGCTCCAGATACGACGAATACGATGTCTTTAGAAAGCACGGCATTTACTCCTAACACAATGAAGATACATAAACCttacaacaaatataaatcaacacCAGTTAAAGTCAATTACTTATCCGAGCATGTAAGACCTCCAATTTATAATGCTCCACCCGGTGTTTTCGTTACAATGGACAAAAAACCATTTAAACCGATGCCACCTTTGAAACTCGTTCACTCGTCTAAGACACACAGACCAAATAAACCAATTGATTTCAGGCCAAGTCCACAAATTTTGGATCAGAATTCTGACCAAGGTTCATTTTCTGATACAGCATTTAGACCAATAACAATGAATTATGGCGACAATAGCTCATCAGAAAGCAGCGAATTTAGTTATTCTAGTAAAAAAAGCGAAAACAAAAATCGAAAGAAACCTTCGAAGAAACATGAAAGTGTAAGACCACATCGTATCACCACAGCGACGCCAGATATAATAACCGTTCAGTCTACATCGGAGGAAGATATAGAAACAATGGATTGGACTAACGTTTTAGGAGCTTTTACTAAAACCACACCAATGGTTTCTCAAACTGAAAAAATGCTGCTACCTGAAACAACTACACATATGATAACAACGGTACCAGTAACAACCCCTAAAAAGATTGTAATGACAACAGAAGCCGcgaaagaaacaaaattatccATATCAACAACAGTTAAACCCAAAAAGCGTACGCGACCTCCAccaaaatttgtaaaacaagaaaaaattaaaaaacacaagcGAATCACTACTACAACAACTACTACGACTACTAACGCACCAGAAACTAATGTTACTAAAAAAAGACTATTATACGACCTAACACCACAAGCAAGTTCAGCAGCGACAGGTTCCATGAAACCATTTAAAGTCCATGAATCAAATAGCAAAACGACCGTACCCTCGACTTCAAGTACGAGTACAACTACAAGTACAACTACTACTACAACTAAACCAACTACGACAAAAGTAACAACAACAACTCAGACACCTAGCACAACAGTGAAAAAATCTGTTAGTTCAACGACacagccaaaaaataaaaatcgattcCGACAATCAACGTTAATGTATAAAGGAACTTCAGTCAAACATGACAGGTGGAACTCCGCAGCCATGCAAAAAAATCAAACGACGACTACATCAATACCTTCATCACTTTTACATAGAAGAAAAGGTTCTAATTTTCATGGTTATATTTCATCAACTACTCCTAGACAAGTTgatgaagaaaaagaaaaaaataatcatgcaGATCGGAAATCGGGTTTTTTCGATTTAAAGGCAAGTACTACTAAAACACCCGACGCCACACAAGCCAGTTCTAATTATGAAGAAACTGCGGATCAATATGAAAGTAATAGTGTTTTACCAATAGAAAGGTCACATGAGACAAatgaagataataaaaattataacaatgaatCCAAAGATCGTACAGAGTACATATTTCAATCTACAACTACACCATTTTACGAAGTAGAGCAAACATCATCACTTGAAAAATTAGTGGAAGTTGATTCGACATCGTATACAcagtctaaaaataaaacaaagtgcaaaaagaaaaaaaatagtcactCAACTACAGAAGAAAATATGGATATAGATTTTGATAACCCTACAACAATAGTAGTCCCTACTACAACTACACCTAAAACATCATCAGAAATACCTACAACAAGTGATATTCTTCAAGAACTCTTTAACATTGATTTTAAGGGTAATAATGATGAAACTGTAAATGATACTGATGAACCAAAGTCTGATTTAGACGAAGACGAAAGCTTAAATCCCGAAAGTTATTCAAAAATCGATACAGATTTTGACTTTTTAGGAGTGTTGAATGGTAAAAAAGAACATAGGTCGTACGAGCAAAACGATTATCACTATGAAAGTGATGATGAAACAGATGATAATGATGAAGACAACAGCTATGAAGATGAATATGAAGAGAGCAAAATACCTTCCATTGAagacgatgatgatgatactGAATTTGAGTCAGATGAAGATGATGAAGacaaaaatgaaactaaaaaatcatttaaggACAACCAAGAGAAAAAACACTCTTACAGCTTTTTAGAGTTAATGGCCATGTCATAG
- the LOC113398804 gene encoding fructose-1,6-bisphosphatase 1, protein MSQQGPAFDANAMTLTRWVLAQQRTAPEATGDLTQLLNSIQTAVKAIQSAVRKAGIAKLHGISGDTNVQGEEVKKLDVLSNDLFINMLKSSFTTCLLVSEENSSVLQVETERRGKYVVCFDPLDGSSNIDCLVSVGSIFAIYKKVSDGEPSEADALRPGNHLVAAGYALYGSATMMVLSIGKGKGVNGFMYDPSLGEFILTDPNMRIPDKGKIYSINEGYAAEWSDGLKNYIEEKKRPKTGKAYGARYVGSMVADVHRTIKYGGIFMYPATQSAPKGKLRLLYECNPMAFLVTEAGGLATNGSQPILDIKPTSIHERAPCYLGSKLDVEELLKFLH, encoded by the exons ATGTCTCAACAAGGCCCGGCGTTTGATGCGAACGCAATGACCTTAACCCGATGGGTTTTGGCTCAACAAAGAACGGCACCAGAAGCTACCGGAGACTTAACACAACTACTGAATTCGATACAAACAGCAGTCAAGGCTATACAATCCGCCGTAAGAAAAGCCGGAATCGCAAAACT TCATGGAATATCTGGCGATACAAACGTGCAAGGCGAAGAAGTAAAAAAATTGGATGTATTATCAAATGACCTCTTTATTAATATGCTGAAGTCTTCCTTTACGACTTGCCTTCTCGTTTCTGAAGAAAATTCTTCAGTCTTACAG GTGGAAACCGAAAGGCGCGGCAAATATGTGGTCTGCTTCGACCCCCTCGATGGTTCATCGAATATAGACTGTTTAGTTTCAGTTGGCTCCATTTTTGCCATTTACAA GAAAGTTTCTGACGGCGAACCTTCAGAGGCGGACGCTCTGAGGCCTGGCAATCATCTGGTCGCTGCTGGATATGCCCTATATGGTTCCGCAACTATGATGGTTCTGTCTATAGGAAAAGGAAAAGGTGTAAATGGCTTCATGTACGACCCGTCTCTTGGAGAGTTTATTCTAACAGACCCTAACATGCGGATACCAGACAAGGGCAAgatttattctataaatgaaG GATACGCAGCAGAATGGTCGGACGGCTTAAAGAATTACATAGAAGAGAAGAAGCGACCAAAAACAGGCAAAGCGTACGGCGCGCGATATGTTGGCTCTATGGTAGCTGACGTACACAGGACTATCAAATATGGCGGGATTTTTATGTATCCCGCAACACAATCGGCCCCTAAGGGAAAG CTCCGCCTACTATACGAGTGCAACCCTATGGCGTTCCTCGTGACGGAGGCGGGCGGACTGGCAACCAACGGCTCGCAGCCCATCCTGGACATCAAACCCACTTCCATTCACGAAAGAGCGCCTTGCTACCTTGGATCCAAGCTAGATGTAGAGGAATTGTTGAAGTTTCTccattga
- the LOC113398805 gene encoding mortality factor 4-like protein 1 produces the protein MAPKLKFAEGEKVLCFHGPLIYEAKCLKSSVTKDKHVRYLIHYAGWNKNWDEWVPESRVLKYNEANVQRQKEVQRAHSAQPAKTKKTPAKGRKSEAATSSTPAREESRASTPAGKETETTPAPAKATKTQSKDTPADSGSDQPKKKRGRLDLSIESEEQYLAKVEVKIKIPEELKVWLVDDWDVITRQQKLAILPAKLTVSQIVDNYLAFKKSSKLHNQAKESVLVDITEGIKEYFNATLGSQLLYKFERPQYSEMLQEYPDTPMSQIYGSIHLLRLFAKMGPMLAYTALDEKSLQHVLTHIQDFLKYMVTNRSTLFNLQDYGNATPEYHRKVQ, from the exons atggctCCAAAACTAAAATTTGCGGAAG GTGAAAAAGTTTTATGCTTCCACGGTCCCCTAATTTATGAAGCAAAATGTCTGAAAAGTTCTGTTACTAAAGACAAGCATGTTCggtacttaatacattatgcTGGATggaataaaaa TTGGGATGAGTGGGTTCCTGAAAGTAGAGTGCTGAAATATAATGAAGCAAATGTGCAGCGACAAAAGGAGGTTCAAAGAGCTCATTCTGCACAACCagctaaaactaaaaaaa CTCCAGCTAAAGGACGAAAATCTGAAGCTGCTACAAGCTCGACTCCCGCCAGAGAAGAGTCGCGTGCCTCCACACCAGCCG GAAAGGAAACGGAAACTACTCCAGCACCAGCTAAAGCTACGAAGACCCAGAGTAAAGACACTCCAGCAGACTCGGGCTCCGATCAGCCTaa GAAGAAACGTGGTCGTCTCGATTTGTCTATTGAGTCAGAAGAGCAGTACCTAGCAAAAGTCGAGGTGAAGATCAAAATACCCGAAGAATTGAAAGTGTGGCTCGTCGACGACTGGGATGTGATAACGAGACAGCAGAAACTGGCCATCCTGCCGGCCAAGCTGACAGTATCCCAGATAGTCGACAACTATTTAGCCTTCAAGAAATCTAGCAAACTACACAATCAGGCCAAGGAATCAGTCCTGGTCGATATCACTGAAGGGATAAAGGAATACTTCAACGCCACGCTTGGATCTCAACTATTATACAAATTCGAAAGACCGCAGTACAGCGAGATGTTACAAGAATACCCGGACACGCCAATGTCTCAAATATATGGTTCGATACATTTACTAAGACTGTTCGCGAAGATGGGTCCAATGTTGGCGTATACCGCGTTGGACGAGAAGTCGTTGCAACACGTTCTGACCCACATACAAGACTTCCTTAAATACATGGTTACGAATAGATCTACCTTGTTCAATTTGCAAGACTACGGGAATGCTACACCAGAGTATCATAGAAAAGTTCAGTAA